In Plutella xylostella chromosome 3, ilPluXylo3.1, whole genome shotgun sequence, the following proteins share a genomic window:
- the LOC125488937 gene encoding putative uncharacterized protein DDB_G0286901 has product MALVRCAMLTLISTVCVLCQRPGFAGRRPIGYPELYDLTTTAPDPLGNRFGESTGTTERLPLEANGDRDLVARLSKLPVDKQPFWFINWKALEAQRKSPQTYPLRPNPFVESGNNVNQNIPANANSNSNAFSNPNSNSNPNSNSNSNSKANSFSNPNVQPQFLNDPTTLNQFSNNGGDLQNRFNSYPNSNSNAPQIQTIYYKPEQYSFLPSVAQGQASYLNNGLPNQYLQNQNNQPVANSQNSYNFNPSTTAGQGVIQNRFSDVQTPTSSNKPFISALPPDEFKVLKVESVSSLTTPEGKVTLTNPSQEFSVPQINAGNFGPTPQGGIKKDPSNFEIENSKVVYYSSDPQNPNGAVPVPTIGVNTPLAISPNNGGPPRNITSGLQVLNSKITHKDIDVPNGQNPDAKIKTQNTNFNTMTSTDEHTVTTDPKTNITRHMHKWGYQNQYNYTYDYQYHVPYTYTIQPTKLT; this is encoded by the exons atggcgctagtgagatgtgctatgctcaCATTGATATCAACAGTATGCGTTCTGTGTCAACGACCTGGCTTCGCTGGGCGCAGACCTATCGGCTATCCCGAATTGTATGACCTCACTACCACCGCTCCTGATCCTCTTGGAAATAG ATTTGGCGAAAGCACTGGGACGACCGAACGTTTGCCACTTGAAGCTAATGGAGACCGAGACTTAGTGGCCCGACTTAGCAAATTACCTGTAGACAAGCAACCGTTCTGGTTCATCAACTGGAAAGCTCTAGAAGCACAAAGGAAATCCCCACAAACATACCCTCTAAGACCAAACCCATTTGTAGAGTCAGGAAACAATgttaatcaaaatattccAGCAAATGCTAATTCAAATTCTAATGCATTTTCAAATCCTAATTCAAACTCTAATCCGAACTCTAATTCAAATTCTAATTCAAAGGCTAATTCTTTTTCAAATCCAAATGTGCAACCACAATTTTTAAATGACCCAACCACTTTAAATCAATTTTCTAACAATGGTGGAGATCTTCAAAACAGATTCAACAGCTATCCAAACTCAAATTCAAATGCACCTCAAATACAGACAATTTATTACAAACCTGAACAATACTCATTCCTGCCTAGTGTAGCACAAGGGCAAGCctcatatttaaataatggACTTCCCAatcaatatttacaaaatcaaaataatcaGCCAGTAGCAAATTCACAAAACTCTTACAATTTCAATCCATCTACTACAGCTGGCCAAGGTGTGATTCAGAATAGATTCAGTGATGTACAAACTCCTACCAGCTCTAACAAACCCTTCATTAGTGCGTTGCCTCCAGATGAGTTCAAGGTTTTGAAAGTTGAAAGTGTTTCTAGTCTTACAACTCCAGAGGGTAAGGTTACTCTTACCAATCCTAGCCAAGAGTTCAGTGTACCACAGATCAATGCCGGAAACTTTGGCCCTACACCACAAGGTGGTATTAAAAAAGACCCTTccaattttgaaattgaaaataGCAAAGTTGTTTACTACAGCTCTGATCCTCAAAATCCTAACGGTGCTGTTCCTGTTCCAACTATAGGTGTAAATACTCCTTTGGCTATATCCCCAAACAATGGAGGTCCACCTCGAAACATCACATCTGGGTTACAAGTTTTAAACAGTAAGATTACCCACAAAGATATTGACGTACCCAACGGTCAGAATCCAGATGCTAAGATTAAAACgcaaaatacaaattttaatactaTGACATCGACTGATGAACACACAGTAACAACTGACCCTAAGACTAATATTACAAGACATATGCATAAATGGGGCTATCaaaatcaatataattatacgtATGACTACCAATATCATGTACCTTACACATATACTATACAGCCAACAAAATTAACCTAG
- the LOC105382742 gene encoding uncharacterized protein LOC105382742 gives MPPSILHLLLLFVFHVQGQRPGFAGSRPIGYPELYDRPTTPRDELGNRFGDGNATTQNLPLEAKGDKDLVDRLSKLPVDQQPFWLINWQALEEQRKKPQTYPLRPNPFVDGNTEAHGSKKNLKTTEEHNKHQSIPNTNDQTQESIKLNNETDSMDHLEQNSQRRTRESTNNDSKKPNKKMDTKSLKINDKVSALLLSG, from the exons ATGCCCCCGTCGATATTACATCtgttacttttatttgttttccaCGTGCAAGGGCAGCGACCTGGTTTCGCAGGGTCCAGGCCCATCGGGTACCCCGAGCTGTATGATCGGCCAACGACACCGAGAGACGAACTCGGGAACCG ATTTGGCGATGGCAACGCAACAACACAAAACCTGCCCTTAGAAGCAAAAGGAGACAAAGATTTAGTTGATCGCCTGAGTAAACTACCTGTTGACCAACAACCATTTTGGCTAATAAACTGGCAAGCCTTAGAGGAACAAAGAAAGAAACCTCAAACATACCCATTGAGACCAAATCCTTTCGTAGATGGTAACACTGAAGCCCATGGaagcaaaaaaaacttaaaaacaaCTGAAGAGCATAACAAACATCAGAGTATACCGAATACAAATGATCAGACGCAAgaatcaataaaattgaaCAATGAAACTGATTCGATGGACCACTTAGAACAAAACTCCCAGCGAAGGACCAGGGAATCAACTAACAATGATTCAAAGAAACCAAACAAAAAAATGGACACGAAATCCTtaaaaattaatgataaagtATCTGCTTTACTTCTTTCAGGATAA